One Vitis vinifera cultivar Pinot Noir 40024 chromosome 8, ASM3070453v1 genomic window carries:
- the LOC100259062 gene encoding trihelix transcription factor GT-3b gives MEGHHISVHIDTGDRFPQWSIQETKEFLMIRAELDRTFMETKRNKLLWEVIANKMKEKGYNRSADQCKCKWKNLVTRYKGCETMEPEAMRQQFPFYNELQAIFTARMQRMLWIEAEGGAKKKGVQLSSEDEDENEESEGEKGSSKKKKKGKTSVNVGGSSSGGSFNLKEVLEDFMKQQVQMEVQWREVFEEREKERRAKEMEWRQTMEALENERIMMDRRWREREEQRRMREDARSERRDALITALLNKLRREEM, from the exons ATGGAGGGGCATCATATCAGTGTTCATATCGATACGGGTGATAGGTTTCCTCAATGGAGTATTCAGGAGACAAAGGAGTTTTTGATGATTCGGGCAGAGTTGGATCGGACTTTCATGGAGACCAAACGGAACAAGCTTCTGTGGGAAGTGATTGCGAACAAGATGAAGGAGAAGGGCTATAATCGAAGCGCGGATCAGTGCAAGTGCAAGTGGAAGAATCTGGTCACCAGATACAAG GGATGCGAAACGATGGAGCCAGAAGCCATGAGGCAACAATTTCCGTTTTACAATGAGTTGCAGGCGATTTTCACAGCGAGGATGCAAAGAATGCTGTGGATTGAGGCAGAAGGCGGGGCAAAGAAGAAAGGGGTGCAGCTATCTTCGGAAGATGAAGACGAGAACGAGGAAAGCGAAGGGGAGAAGGGAAGcagcaagaagaagaaaaagggcaAGACCAGTGTGAATGTGGGTGGCAGCAGCAGCGGAGGTAGtttcaatttgaaagaagttttGGAAGATTTCATGAAGCAGCAGGTGCAAATGGAGGTGCAATGGCGAGAAGTGTTCGAGGAGAGGGAAAAGGAGAGGAGAGCCAAGGAGATGGAGTGGAGACAAACCATGGAGGCATTGGAAAACGAGAGGATAATGATGGATAGGAGGTGGAGGGAGAGGGAAGAGCAAAGGCGGATGAGAGAAGACGCTAGGTCTGAGCGGAGAGACGCTCTTATCACAGCACTTCTAAACAAGCTCAGAAGAGAAGAGATGTAA
- the LOC100241961 gene encoding calcium-dependent protein kinase 13 gives MGNCCRSPAAVAREDVKSANYSGHDHGRKDAGAGKKTITVLNGVSKDGIEEKYMVDRELGRGEFGVTYLCIDRDTRELLACKSISKRKLRTAVDVEDVRREVAIMKHLPKNSSIVSLKEACEDENAVHLVMELCEGGELFDRIVARGHYTERAAAAVTRTIVEVVQLCHKHGVIHRDLKPENFLFANKKENSPLKAIDFGLSIFFKPGERFSEIVGSPYYMAPEVLKRNYGPEIDIWSAGVILYILLCGVPPFWAESEQGVAQAILRGLIDFKRDPWPNISESAKSLVRQMLEPDPKLRLTAKQVLEHSWLQNAKKAPNVPLGDVVKARLKQFSMMNRFKRKALRVIADHLSTEEVEDIKESFKKMDTDNDGIVSIEELKSGLRKFGSQLAEAEVQMLIETVDTNGKGTLDYGEFVAVSLHLQRMANDEHLRKAFSYFDRDGNGYIERDELRDALMEDGADDCTDVANDIFQEVDTDKDGKISYDEFAAMMKTGTDWRKASRHYSRGRFNSLSIKLMKDGSLNLGNE, from the exons ATGGGGAACTGTTGCAGATCTCCGGCAGCCGTTGCCAGGGAGGATGTGAAGTCGGCTAACTATTCCGGCCACGATCACGGTCGGAAGGACGCCGGAGCTGGCAAGAAGACGATCACGGTGTTGAATGGGGTGTCCAAGGATGGGATCGAGGAGAAGTACATGGTGGATAGGGAGTTAGGCCGGGGGGAGTTCGGCGTGACTTACCTGTGCATCGATCGCGACACTAGGGAGCTGCTCGCCTGCAAGTCTATTTCGAAGAGGAAGCTCCGGACGGCGGTGGATGTGGAGGATGTGAGGCGGGAGGTGGCGATCATGAAGCATTTGCCTAAGAATTCGAGTATTGTGAGCTTGAAGGAGGCGTGCGAGGACGAGAATGCGGTGCATTTGGTGATGGAGTTGTGCGAGGGTGGTGAGCTGTTCGATCGGATTGTGGCACGCGGGCATTACACGGAGCGGGCTGCTGCGGCAGTAACACGGACAATTGTGGAAGTTGTGCAGCTGTGCCATAAGCATGGAGTGATTCATAGGGATTTGAAGCCAGAAAACTTTTTGTTCGCCAATAAGAAGGAGAATTCGCCTTTGAAAGCCATTGATTTCGGCTTGTCTATATTCTTCAAGCCAG GTGAGAGGTTCTCTGAAATTGTTGGAAGTCCTTATTACATGGCTCCAGAGGTCCTCAAGCGGAATTATGGACCAGAAATAGATATATGGAGTGCAGGAGTTATTCTCTATATTTTATTGTGTGGGGTTCCTCCATTTTGGGCTg AGTCTGAACAAGGGGTTGCACAGGCTATTCTTCGTGGGCTAATAGATTTCAAAAGGGATCCATGGCCAAATATTTCAGAGAGTGCCAAGAGTCTAGTTCGGCAAATGTTGGAGCCAGATCCAAAGCTTCGTCTTACAGCGAAGCAAGTGCTTG AGCATTCTTGGCTCCAGAATGCTAAAAAAGCTCCAAATGTTCCTCTTGGAGATGTTGTCAAGGCAAGGCTTAAGCAGTTTTCAATGATGAACAGATTCAAAAGAAAGGCCCTGAGG GTTATTGCCGATCACTTGTCTACTGAAGAAGTTGAAGACATCAAAGAATCGTTCAAGAAGATGGATACTGATAATGATGGTATTGTCTCGATAGAAGAGCTAAAATCTGGACTTCGGAAGTTTGGTTCCCAGCTTGCAGAGGCTGAAGTCCAGATGCTTATTGAAACT GTAGATACCAATGGTAAAGGTACACTGGACTATGGGGAATTTGTTGCTGTTTCCCTCCATCTACAAAGGATGGCCAATGATGAGCATCTTCGCAAGGCCTTCTCCTACTTTGATAGGGATGGTAATGGCTACATTGAGCGAGATGAGCTTCGGGATGCCTTGATGGAAGATGGAGCAGATGATTGTACAGATGTAGCAAATGACATCTTCCAAGAAGTGGACACGGACAAG GATGGGAAAATTAGTTATGATGAATTTGCGGCTATGATGAAAACTGGAACAGATTGGAGAAAGGCTTCTAGGCATTATTCAAGAGGGAGATTCAACAGTCTAAGCATTAAGCTGATGAAGGATGGTTCTCTAAACTTGGGGAATGAGTAA